In Amycolatopsis sp. EV170708-02-1, the following are encoded in one genomic region:
- a CDS encoding DNA/RNA helicase domain-containing protein yields MENINVQVLLSRVTDEEQAIRPGQIGTRDYLATAARASGATVHSAELTSQHRHHSARYDSWVRRLLGLDDPPRRPTPWSPDKGPSPPRFELRVADSPGELEQLLRAKTELGASARITAGLCWPWSDATPGNPMVEDIVIGGWRRPWSVKGQRAVNGLPPSPLWAIDPAGSGQVGSVYSAQGFEYEYGGVILGPDLMWRDDRWVTDPAATRDDALDGAFVANVDLWIRRTYRVLLTRATAGTVLYSTDTDTRALLHALVAR; encoded by the coding sequence ATGGAAAACATCAACGTTCAGGTCCTCCTGAGCAGGGTCACTGACGAGGAGCAGGCGATCCGCCCCGGCCAGATTGGCACCCGCGACTACCTCGCGACCGCCGCTCGCGCCAGCGGTGCCACCGTGCACAGCGCTGAGCTGACGAGCCAGCACCGCCATCACAGCGCCCGCTACGACAGCTGGGTCCGACGTCTGCTCGGCCTCGACGACCCGCCCAGGCGGCCGACTCCATGGAGCCCGGACAAGGGACCCTCGCCGCCGCGGTTCGAGTTACGGGTGGCTGACAGCCCCGGCGAGCTGGAGCAGCTGCTGCGCGCGAAGACCGAGCTCGGGGCGAGCGCTCGGATCACGGCCGGGTTGTGCTGGCCGTGGAGCGACGCGACCCCTGGAAATCCGATGGTCGAGGACATCGTGATCGGCGGCTGGCGGCGCCCGTGGAGTGTGAAGGGCCAGCGCGCGGTCAACGGCCTTCCGCCCTCGCCGTTGTGGGCGATCGATCCCGCGGGCTCCGGACAGGTCGGCAGCGTGTACAGCGCGCAAGGCTTCGAGTACGAGTACGGCGGCGTCATCCTCGGCCCCGACCTCATGTGGCGCGACGACCGATGGGTCACCGATCCTGCAGCCACCCGCGACGACGCCCTCGACGGCGCGTTTGTGGCGAACGTCGACCTTTGGATACGCCGCACCTACCGCGTGCTGCTCACCCGCGCCACGGCGGGCACCGTGCTCTACTCCACCGACACCGACACCCGTGCCCTGCTGCACGCCCTGGTCGCCAGGTAA
- a CDS encoding SDR family NAD(P)-dependent oxidoreductase has protein sequence MEFSDRRVLVTGASRGIGRAVALMLCNAGARVVGTFRTGVEEARELARCGVEEMVQVDFADRDSTSAWIDALAGSEPFHGIVNNAGAIEFEKWEDLSLESWDRVFDINLRTVLAVTKVLSGTMPPGGSIVNVTSKDGMIGTYASLSYSASKAALINLTKSLANVLGPAGIRVNAVSPGWADTGMSTEPSLEAGRMTPLGRNARPEEVAEVIKFLLSDASSFVSGANYLVDGGYTGVDLIMKKESESL, from the coding sequence GTGGAGTTCAGTGACAGACGCGTCCTGGTCACCGGGGCATCGCGGGGCATCGGCAGGGCAGTCGCCCTGATGCTGTGTAACGCGGGCGCTCGCGTTGTGGGTACCTTCCGTACGGGAGTCGAAGAAGCCCGCGAACTCGCGCGGTGCGGGGTGGAAGAGATGGTCCAGGTCGACTTCGCTGATCGTGATTCGACTTCCGCGTGGATCGATGCCCTGGCCGGCTCGGAACCGTTTCACGGAATCGTGAACAACGCCGGCGCCATCGAGTTCGAGAAGTGGGAAGACCTCAGCCTCGAGTCTTGGGACAGGGTGTTCGACATCAACCTCCGCACCGTGCTGGCGGTGACGAAGGTGCTCAGCGGAACCATGCCCCCCGGCGGCTCCATCGTCAACGTCACCAGCAAGGACGGGATGATCGGGACCTATGCCTCCCTTTCGTACTCGGCGAGCAAGGCGGCGCTCATCAACCTGACCAAGAGCTTGGCCAACGTCCTCGGGCCCGCCGGCATCCGCGTGAACGCCGTATCCCCGGGCTGGGCGGACACCGGGATGTCCACCGAGCCATCGCTCGAAGCCGGCCGTATGACACCGCTCGGCCGCAACGCGCGGCCCGAAGAAGTCGCCGAAGTGATCAAGTTCCTGCTAAGTGACGCTTCGTCGTTCGTCTCCGGAGCCAACTACCTCGTCGACGGCGGCTACACAGGTGTCGATCTGATCATGAAGAAGGAGTCGGAAAGCTTGTGA
- a CDS encoding M48 family metalloprotease, which translates to MYKRSRSNITRTVLTLGGTIGLVVLVASLWGRTALFVGLGIALLLTGYAYYSSNRLVLKAMRARPVSQPEQPVLYRIVKELALAARQPMPRIYVSPTIAPNAFATGRTPRNAAVCCTAGILELLDERELRAVLGHQLARIYNRDTLLLSIAGALSGTVSLIGILGYTAPIVADDDQPNPLAVLFMAILGPVAAIFVRVPVSSSIYQHADADSADLTDDPLALASALRKLETGVKAAPLAPEAAIVTQAHLLMVNPFRDGDGISRLFLRHTPIADRVRFLEEMAERG; encoded by the coding sequence ATGTACAAGCGAAGTAGGTCGAACATCACGCGAACTGTGTTGACGCTCGGCGGCACTATCGGGTTGGTCGTGCTGGTTGCGTCCCTGTGGGGCCGCACCGCGCTGTTCGTTGGCCTCGGAATCGCGCTGCTGTTGACGGGTTACGCGTACTACAGCTCCAACAGGCTTGTGCTGAAGGCGATGCGAGCTCGACCTGTCTCACAGCCCGAGCAACCTGTCCTCTACCGCATCGTCAAGGAACTTGCCCTGGCGGCACGCCAACCCATGCCACGGATCTACGTCAGTCCAACAATCGCGCCGAACGCCTTCGCGACTGGCCGCACTCCGAGAAACGCCGCAGTGTGCTGTACCGCAGGCATTCTGGAATTGCTGGACGAACGTGAGCTACGTGCGGTCCTTGGACATCAGCTGGCTCGTATCTACAACCGCGATACTCTGCTGCTGTCCATCGCTGGGGCGTTGTCCGGCACCGTCAGCCTGATCGGCATCCTGGGCTATACCGCTCCGATCGTGGCGGACGATGACCAGCCGAACCCGCTCGCTGTCTTGTTCATGGCCATCCTGGGGCCGGTGGCCGCCATCTTCGTACGTGTTCCGGTGAGCAGTTCCATCTATCAGCATGCGGACGCGGACAGTGCGGATCTCACGGATGATCCCTTGGCGTTGGCCTCGGCGTTGCGAAAGCTGGAGACCGGCGTAAAGGCCGCGCCGCTTGCGCCGGAGGCCGCTATCGTCACCCAGGCTCACCTGCTCATGGTCAATCCTTTCCGGGACGGCGATGGAATATCCCGGCTGTTCCTCAGGCACACTCCGATAGCTGATCGCGTCCGTTTCCTGGAGGAGATGGCTGAGCGCGGTTGA
- a CDS encoding A24 family peptidase, producing MNLDLRFAVGFALGGGLATVSVLLFRVTLKMAPKRPHYIAIVTAAAVVGAAVAVWPPSLIAAGVLLVMLGVPAAAVDVVEHRVPDRLTAPLAAGMTATLVTAALIAGSATSLTMALAGAAVWGGVLLVSFLFTGDPGPGDVKLAPSLGMLLGSLGWQWLLTGIVASYLLAALFAGLGLLAKRWSLRDGRLPLAPPMLAATVLSATIAALSG from the coding sequence ATGAACCTCGACCTGCGCTTCGCCGTCGGGTTCGCCCTCGGCGGCGGGTTGGCTACGGTATCGGTACTGCTGTTCCGCGTCACTCTCAAGATGGCGCCAAAGCGTCCCCACTACATTGCGATCGTGACCGCAGCCGCCGTGGTCGGGGCGGCCGTCGCGGTGTGGCCGCCCAGCCTGATCGCCGCAGGGGTCCTCCTCGTGATGCTCGGCGTGCCGGCCGCCGCTGTAGACGTCGTCGAGCACCGGGTACCGGACCGACTCACCGCACCCCTCGCCGCGGGAATGACTGCCACGCTGGTCACCGCGGCGCTGATCGCCGGCTCGGCGACGTCGTTGACCATGGCGCTGGCCGGTGCCGCCGTGTGGGGCGGCGTGCTGCTGGTGTCGTTCCTCTTCACCGGCGATCCAGGACCGGGCGACGTCAAGCTGGCGCCGAGCCTGGGGATGCTGCTTGGCTCGCTGGGGTGGCAGTGGCTCCTGACCGGGATCGTCGCTTCCTATCTGCTGGCCGCCCTGTTCGCCGGGCTTGGCCTGCTCGCGAAGCGATGGAGTCTTCGCGACGGTCGTCTGCCGCTCGCGCCGCCGATGCTGGCCGCCACGGTTCTGAGCGCGACGATCGCCGCGCTCAGTGGCTGA
- a CDS encoding DUF3050 domain-containing protein, whose product MTPAYDQAATNGPLPLFRQEPPMSRYKWETTHPGIDMIRAKIEPERDEVTTHRIYDCFASTSDIAVFMEHHVFAVWDFMSLLKTLQRQLTCVEVPWIPRGHATSRRLINDIVLVEESDELDSGFSSHFELYRAAMAQVGANTRAIDKFLDALRMGKPVPDALAIAGVPRPSAEFVSATWRIITDSPVHCQAAAFAFSREDLIPEMFDKVIATEPADGRLRLFRAYLERHIAVDADEHTPMAMQMLADLCGDDEVKWDQCVGTVRTAMHARIHFWDGIVSAMDTALSGAR is encoded by the coding sequence ATGACTCCTGCCTACGACCAGGCAGCAACGAACGGGCCACTACCACTATTCAGACAGGAACCCCCGATGTCGCGCTATAAATGGGAAACCACCCATCCCGGAATCGACATGATTCGAGCCAAGATCGAGCCCGAACGCGACGAGGTGACCACTCACCGGATATATGACTGCTTCGCGTCGACTTCCGACATCGCCGTCTTCATGGAACACCACGTGTTCGCCGTCTGGGATTTCATGTCGCTGCTGAAAACCCTGCAACGTCAGCTGACCTGCGTCGAGGTGCCCTGGATTCCGCGGGGACACGCGACCAGTAGGCGACTCATCAACGACATCGTCCTGGTCGAAGAGAGCGACGAGCTGGATTCGGGATTCAGCAGCCATTTCGAACTCTACCGGGCCGCCATGGCACAGGTCGGCGCGAACACCAGGGCCATCGACAAGTTCCTCGACGCCCTACGGATGGGGAAACCCGTGCCAGATGCCTTGGCCATCGCCGGCGTACCGCGGCCGTCAGCCGAATTCGTTTCGGCGACCTGGCGGATCATCACCGACAGTCCCGTGCATTGCCAAGCCGCCGCGTTCGCCTTCAGCCGGGAAGACCTCATACCGGAAATGTTCGACAAGGTGATCGCCACCGAGCCGGCAGACGGCCGCCTCCGGCTGTTCCGCGCCTACCTCGAACGGCACATCGCGGTCGATGCCGACGAGCACACGCCGATGGCGATGCAGATGCTCGCCGATCTCTGCGGCGACGACGAGGTCAAATGGGACCAGTGTGTCGGCACCGTCCGCACAGCGATGCACGCCAGGATCCACTTCTGGGACGGCATCGTCTCGGCGATGGACACCGCGCTGAGCGGTGCCCGGTGA
- a CDS encoding AlpA family transcriptional regulator produces MTAARVLGVGRTTAYRLAREGTFPVPVERVGRNYRVVGARLAEFLGLDEEPRG; encoded by the coding sequence ATGACGGCCGCCCGTGTGCTCGGCGTCGGCCGCACCACGGCCTACCGGCTCGCCCGCGAGGGCACGTTCCCGGTTCCGGTCGAACGGGTCGGCCGCAACTACCGGGTCGTGGGCGCCCGGCTGGCGGAATTCCTCGGGCTGGACGAAGAGCCTCGTGGTTGA
- a CDS encoding DUF4417 domain-containing protein, translating into MSVFLGLPTDAAPAARCDCRRCPWYAGPDAEPGVVIAPVCSGCNSDCSYCGCARAETARTGTACSSCPIRCGSRTDIKAWMADVGETLEFDDVIVGGRLPEGLPAFIPQVDGSGAGDLDAALGWPAYAVGLRRVFSPQTHAIYPRWDQAATAAEALGLPATTLTVLSGYGEDPLVEAFWTARHRDRLLDRLATLKFDLVLAPNYSIYGNWPRAEHLINMRRSLLLTEEFVRAGMPAVPNLYWFRLEDLQRYATWIADTTPPAIAINLQTVRENKNWETWALPGLSWLAENIPAGLPVIITGLSRQDRIATAVDLFGNGLILVSQNPAQYALHGAVMTSEGRKDLQARIPDAFASSVRYLASLLPEGDD; encoded by the coding sequence TTGTCCGTATTCCTCGGCCTGCCCACCGACGCCGCGCCGGCCGCGCGTTGTGACTGCAGGCGCTGCCCCTGGTACGCGGGCCCCGACGCTGAGCCGGGGGTTGTGATCGCGCCGGTGTGCTCGGGGTGCAATTCGGACTGCAGCTACTGCGGCTGCGCACGCGCAGAGACCGCGCGGACAGGGACCGCGTGCTCGAGTTGCCCGATCCGGTGCGGTTCCCGAACCGACATCAAGGCGTGGATGGCCGATGTCGGGGAGACCCTCGAATTCGACGACGTTATCGTCGGCGGCCGCTTGCCCGAAGGCTTACCCGCCTTCATCCCACAGGTCGACGGATCCGGCGCCGGCGACCTCGACGCCGCGTTGGGCTGGCCCGCCTACGCCGTCGGTCTTCGTCGCGTGTTCTCTCCGCAGACGCACGCCATCTACCCGCGGTGGGATCAAGCAGCGACGGCCGCCGAAGCGCTGGGCCTCCCGGCCACGACGCTGACCGTCCTCTCGGGATACGGAGAGGACCCGCTGGTCGAAGCGTTCTGGACGGCACGGCACCGCGATCGGTTACTCGATCGGCTGGCGACACTCAAGTTCGATCTCGTCCTGGCCCCGAACTACTCGATCTACGGCAACTGGCCGCGTGCCGAACATCTGATCAACATGCGCAGGTCGCTGCTGCTCACGGAGGAATTCGTCCGGGCCGGGATGCCGGCCGTCCCGAATCTCTACTGGTTCCGGCTCGAAGACCTCCAGCGATACGCCACGTGGATCGCCGACACCACGCCGCCCGCGATCGCGATCAACCTTCAGACCGTGCGCGAGAACAAGAACTGGGAAACCTGGGCATTGCCCGGTCTCAGCTGGCTCGCGGAGAACATCCCGGCCGGCCTCCCGGTCATCATCACCGGCTTGTCTCGTCAAGACCGCATTGCCACCGCCGTCGACCTCTTCGGCAACGGTCTGATTCTCGTCAGTCAGAACCCGGCGCAGTACGCGCTTCACGGAGCTGTGATGACTTCCGAAGGGCGCAAGGACTTGCAAGCCCGCATCCCGGACGCCTTTGCCAGCTCGGTGCGCTACCTGGCTTCGCTCTTGCCCGAAGGAGACGACTGA
- a CDS encoding type IV secretory system conjugative DNA transfer family protein, whose amino-acid sequence MIGAFDVYRGDNYWRARGPRVLGWHLGADTILIRRFFDRRFHTGLAKSRSYVTASEIAALLKPPSGRCLSPVIARSRGWVMPAPREIPRYKPGAGLVRLGYVTDLNGEDRLVGVPIRELLFSARFGKAGFGKTEEALAQAIEIARLGGGVWFLDPHADGWKRAKPYLSDPELRNRLWEVNLDVRGRDKRLPGWNPLSMQGFSEEDIEDRVDAVVTSFATALGWGDSAPRAKSILTKACEALCYLAMRLPPECAPTIFQIPTLLDDATWRDEVLRFLKPSIRRYWTDSFTKLAPDATTVVTNIINRLRTSPTLSAFLGSSVTTYNVRRAMDTGKIVFVCTTGTGETNKLITSFMIYDLFRAGRSRADTPVDQRRRCDAFVDELAAVDGASRGYLAAILEQLRKYRVALHAMNQMPDRLAPETRRALLQNQSLLMTSAAAIDGARTVAREYGGLVQPATITELEQFHHVVTVTLGGQRTTPFKIRGLHVDDEFADHFHPEWNDDVDRCLDRNLTRRPIGEVLDELEDLDDRILVALRGNQPAPRSRRGRPPSRGSGTGIELPSPESTVE is encoded by the coding sequence GTGATCGGCGCCTTCGACGTCTACCGCGGCGACAACTACTGGCGAGCTCGAGGGCCGCGTGTGCTGGGTTGGCATCTCGGCGCGGACACCATCCTGATCCGCAGGTTCTTCGACCGGCGTTTCCACACAGGTTTGGCCAAGAGCCGGTCATACGTGACAGCCAGCGAGATCGCGGCGCTGCTGAAGCCACCATCCGGACGTTGCCTGTCACCGGTGATCGCCCGCAGCCGGGGCTGGGTCATGCCCGCTCCCAGAGAGATCCCGCGGTACAAGCCCGGTGCGGGGCTGGTTCGACTTGGCTACGTCACCGACCTCAACGGCGAAGACCGGCTCGTTGGGGTCCCGATTCGCGAGCTGCTGTTCTCGGCGCGGTTCGGGAAGGCCGGTTTCGGCAAGACCGAGGAGGCGCTCGCGCAGGCGATCGAGATCGCTCGGCTCGGCGGTGGCGTTTGGTTCCTTGATCCGCACGCTGATGGTTGGAAGCGCGCGAAACCGTACCTTTCCGATCCAGAACTGCGGAATCGGCTGTGGGAGGTCAACCTCGATGTCCGCGGGCGAGACAAGCGGCTGCCCGGCTGGAACCCGCTCAGCATGCAGGGCTTCTCCGAAGAGGACATCGAGGACCGCGTCGACGCCGTCGTCACCTCGTTCGCCACGGCGCTGGGATGGGGAGACTCCGCGCCGCGGGCGAAGTCGATCCTGACCAAGGCGTGTGAGGCGCTTTGCTATCTCGCGATGCGGCTGCCGCCGGAGTGCGCACCGACGATCTTCCAGATCCCGACGCTCCTCGACGACGCCACCTGGCGCGACGAGGTGTTGCGTTTCCTCAAGCCGAGCATCCGCCGCTATTGGACGGACTCGTTCACGAAGCTGGCGCCGGACGCGACCACGGTCGTCACGAATATCATCAACCGCTTGCGCACCAGCCCGACCTTGTCCGCCTTCCTCGGCTCGTCGGTTACGACGTACAACGTCCGCCGGGCCATGGATACGGGGAAGATCGTCTTCGTCTGCACCACCGGCACCGGCGAGACGAACAAGCTGATCACCTCGTTCATGATCTACGACCTGTTCCGCGCCGGTCGCTCGCGCGCGGACACGCCGGTCGATCAGCGCCGCAGGTGCGACGCCTTCGTCGACGAGCTCGCCGCGGTCGACGGAGCGTCGCGCGGATACCTCGCCGCGATCCTGGAACAGCTGCGGAAGTACCGCGTCGCGCTGCACGCGATGAACCAGATGCCCGACCGGCTCGCTCCCGAAACCCGCAGGGCGCTGCTGCAGAACCAGTCGCTTCTGATGACAAGCGCCGCCGCGATCGACGGCGCCCGAACGGTGGCCCGCGAGTACGGCGGCCTCGTCCAGCCCGCGACGATCACCGAACTCGAGCAGTTCCACCACGTCGTCACCGTGACGCTCGGCGGCCAGCGCACCACGCCGTTCAAGATCCGCGGTCTCCACGTGGACGACGAATTCGCCGACCACTTCCATCCCGAGTGGAACGATGACGTCGACCGGTGCCTCGACCGGAACCTGACCCGCAGGCCGATCGGGGAGGTCCTGGACGAACTCGAGGACCTCGACGACCGGATCCTCGTCGCGCTGCGCGGGAACCAGCCGGCACCTCGCTCGCGGCGAGGACGCCCTCCGTCCCGCGGAAGCGGTACAGGCATTGAACTTCCGTCACCCGAGTCGACGGTGGAGTGA
- a CDS encoding ParB/RepB/Spo0J family partition protein: MDEPVDFVGQLGFSSRLRQRRFTLLPLRGEGTPFTESQGRAPGDSTAPEELADLISSIATVGVLQPVLVEEMDVGDDKAPAMRLTAGERRLRACRWGAVHKPDNPHFTALPAVVCPGPLSDEERRIWQLVENLARENLRPGELAAALVLDRCAVLLGKLIAHGYKVPADVYAIDDPIARFSAMERIRGADKKCAAPWSQVLTRLGLQLTPRKARELVRAFAEMPREIAEEMDEAKISLNTRIRFIELNRGRAQAAQDIWAAVKKTNRTRLLSSALAAAADPAITPDEALAEAEQLHEQADSARADKLRADSPATADPVPLVDQRLVDNVLASLRHLTAALAHGARLSAHDLASLRLLTDQLNGTE, encoded by the coding sequence ATGGACGAACCAGTCGATTTTGTTGGGCAGCTTGGGTTTTCGTCCCGGTTGCGCCAGCGTCGATTCACCTTGCTTCCGCTGCGAGGTGAGGGAACTCCGTTCACGGAGTCGCAGGGACGAGCGCCCGGCGACAGTACCGCGCCGGAAGAGCTCGCTGACCTGATTTCTTCCATCGCGACCGTCGGCGTCCTTCAACCGGTCCTCGTCGAGGAGATGGACGTCGGCGACGACAAGGCTCCGGCTATGAGGCTAACGGCGGGGGAGAGGCGCTTGCGGGCCTGCCGCTGGGGTGCCGTCCACAAGCCGGACAACCCACACTTCACCGCGCTCCCAGCGGTCGTGTGCCCGGGACCGTTGTCGGACGAGGAACGCCGGATCTGGCAGCTGGTCGAGAACCTCGCGCGCGAGAACCTGCGTCCCGGCGAGCTGGCGGCAGCGCTCGTCCTCGATCGCTGCGCCGTGCTGCTGGGCAAGCTGATCGCGCACGGCTACAAGGTCCCAGCCGACGTCTACGCCATCGACGATCCGATCGCCCGGTTCTCTGCCATGGAGCGGATCCGCGGCGCAGACAAGAAATGCGCGGCGCCATGGTCTCAGGTCTTGACCCGCCTCGGCCTGCAGCTGACCCCGCGGAAGGCACGCGAGCTGGTGCGCGCGTTCGCCGAGATGCCCCGCGAGATCGCCGAAGAGATGGACGAGGCCAAGATCAGCCTCAACACCCGCATCCGGTTCATCGAGCTCAACCGAGGGAGAGCGCAGGCCGCACAGGACATCTGGGCCGCGGTGAAGAAGACCAACCGGACGCGACTGTTGAGCTCGGCCCTGGCCGCTGCGGCTGACCCGGCGATTACGCCGGACGAAGCTCTTGCCGAAGCCGAGCAACTGCACGAACAAGCAGACAGTGCGCGTGCCGACAAGCTCCGCGCCGACTCGCCAGCGACCGCTGATCCCGTCCCATTGGTGGATCAACGACTTGTCGACAACGTCCTCGCCAGCCTTCGCCACTTGACCGCCGCACTGGCACACGGTGCTCGGCTCTCCGCACACGATCTGGCATCGCTCCGCCTTCTGACCGATCAACTCAACGGAACGGAGTGA
- a CDS encoding TauD/TfdA family dioxygenase: protein MSVEVATERQPGAGGIRRLVLEPAEAAEIADQAEKMLSRFRGTSLEDNLGHIRAAAEDLPPRLRKFLVESRLMESDVFLVSGLPLSTDLPPTPIGWRAAEEAGTGSREMLVLLLCGSLAGDPFSWVTQQDGRIVHDVCPSPRAAHSLTSASSLSDLSLHTEDVHHSCRADYVSLMCLRNPDATATTVSHVDDVQLSPRIRKLLGETRFRFHPDDSHAENEGLPPDTGAVLFGPPNRPYVRFDVDFMSASDDAAADAIRVAGEAFEAAAQQLVLRPGDIVFLDNYRVVHGRQAFAPRYDGNDRWLKRINLARDIRRTYRETGRLSRALR from the coding sequence ATGAGCGTCGAGGTGGCCACTGAAAGGCAGCCAGGGGCCGGGGGTATCCGGCGACTCGTTCTCGAGCCGGCCGAGGCAGCGGAGATCGCCGATCAGGCCGAAAAGATGCTGTCGAGGTTCCGCGGCACGTCGCTCGAGGACAACCTCGGCCACATCCGGGCGGCCGCCGAAGACTTGCCGCCACGATTGCGCAAGTTCCTCGTCGAGTCCCGGCTGATGGAGTCAGACGTCTTTCTCGTGTCCGGGTTGCCTCTGAGCACCGACCTTCCCCCCACCCCGATCGGGTGGCGCGCGGCCGAAGAGGCCGGTACGGGTTCAAGGGAGATGCTGGTATTACTGCTCTGCGGATCGCTCGCCGGAGACCCGTTCAGCTGGGTCACGCAGCAGGATGGCCGGATAGTCCACGATGTTTGCCCCTCGCCGCGTGCCGCGCATTCCCTGACCAGCGCGAGCAGCCTGAGTGATCTTTCGCTCCACACCGAAGACGTCCACCACTCCTGTCGCGCCGACTACGTGTCGCTGATGTGCCTGCGCAACCCTGACGCCACGGCCACGACCGTGTCCCACGTGGACGATGTCCAGTTGTCCCCGCGGATCCGCAAGCTGCTGGGCGAAACCCGGTTCCGGTTTCACCCCGACGACTCGCACGCAGAGAATGAGGGCTTGCCACCGGACACCGGAGCGGTGCTGTTCGGCCCGCCAAACCGGCCTTACGTAAGATTCGACGTGGATTTCATGAGCGCGAGCGACGATGCCGCAGCGGATGCGATCCGAGTCGCCGGCGAGGCCTTCGAAGCGGCCGCCCAGCAGTTGGTCCTCAGGCCCGGGGACATCGTCTTCCTCGACAACTACCGGGTGGTACACGGTCGTCAGGCATTCGCCCCGCGCTACGACGGCAATGATCGCTGGCTCAAGCGGATCAACCTCGCCCGGGACATCCGGCGGACGTACCGCGAGACCGGCCGACTCTCCCGAGCCCTCCGATGA
- a CDS encoding replication-relaxation family protein: protein MPRLDPFKREALVVLYWHRMVSTEQMRRLIAPATSIRTVQHKLLALQADGLADGLHRHHAPRTWHVTESGAELVEESGRVDTRPYRVPRAATVELLQEHALDVVETGLAFAVAARRRGDECGPLSWTPEVAHRFRDGRGRRQGVVIADAVLDYVLDEDGRRSQRTFFIELDRATMPVARLAQKLRSYVHYHDYIPGKPNSAGQPAWQSRYARFPRLLIVLSGAAEHVLERRLADLRAYAQAMHGLALAGDRVCALGTTLRRLRESGPTADIAVPLLAESGAPVSAFTWPKTGSQ from the coding sequence ATGCCGCGACTCGACCCGTTCAAGCGCGAGGCCCTCGTTGTTCTCTACTGGCATCGCATGGTCTCCACGGAGCAGATGCGGCGGCTGATCGCGCCAGCCACGTCGATCCGTACCGTCCAGCACAAGCTCCTTGCCCTACAAGCGGACGGTCTTGCCGACGGCTTGCACCGGCACCATGCTCCCCGGACCTGGCACGTCACCGAGAGCGGTGCGGAACTGGTCGAGGAGTCCGGGCGAGTGGATACCCGCCCGTACCGGGTCCCTCGGGCGGCAACGGTGGAGCTGCTGCAGGAGCATGCGCTCGACGTCGTCGAAACCGGGCTTGCCTTTGCGGTGGCAGCCCGTCGGCGCGGGGACGAATGCGGGCCGCTGTCCTGGACCCCGGAGGTCGCGCACCGGTTTCGAGACGGCCGTGGACGGCGCCAGGGCGTAGTCATCGCGGACGCGGTCCTCGACTACGTCCTCGATGAAGACGGGCGGCGCTCACAGCGCACCTTCTTCATCGAGCTGGACCGCGCGACCATGCCCGTCGCACGGCTGGCGCAAAAGCTCCGCTCCTACGTCCACTACCACGACTACATCCCCGGAAAGCCGAACTCGGCTGGGCAACCCGCATGGCAAAGCCGGTATGCGCGCTTCCCGCGGCTTCTCATCGTTCTGTCCGGCGCTGCCGAGCACGTCCTCGAGCGCCGGCTCGCGGACCTGCGGGCCTACGCACAAGCGATGCACGGCCTGGCGCTCGCCGGCGATCGCGTATGCGCGCTGGGCACGACCTTGCGGAGGCTCCGAGAGTCCGGGCCGACAGCCGACATCGCGGTGCCGTTACTCGCCGAGAGCGGCGCACCGGTATCTGCGTTCACTTGGCCCAAGACGGGTAGCCAGTAA